In Pelosinus sp. UFO1, one genomic interval encodes:
- a CDS encoding ribosomal L7Ae/L30e/S12e/Gadd45 family protein translates to MSLEMLKTAKKIVGVKQVTKAVEKDLVQVVYIAQDAEQRLIEPLRTLCIRKKTAIEMTLTMTELGKTCGIEVGAAAVAALK, encoded by the coding sequence ATGTCGCTCGAAATGTTAAAAACTGCAAAAAAGATAGTTGGTGTTAAGCAAGTGACCAAAGCTGTTGAAAAAGATTTGGTGCAAGTAGTTTATATTGCTCAAGATGCGGAACAACGCTTAATTGAACCTTTGCGAACGTTGTGTATTCGCAAAAAAACAGCAATAGAAATGACGCTTACCATGACTGAACTTGGTAAAACTTGTGGCATCGAAGTTGGTGCAGCAGCAGTAGCTGCTTTAAAGTAA